The proteins below are encoded in one region of Salmo salar chromosome ssa02, Ssal_v3.1, whole genome shotgun sequence:
- the LOC106581989 gene encoding LOW QUALITY PROTEIN: bromodomain-containing protein 2 (The sequence of the model RefSeq protein was modified relative to this genomic sequence to represent the inferred CDS: inserted 2 bases in 1 codon), which yields METAVNPPLDSSSLGVVGLSGGGMEHHASGPGKRMRKPSLLYEGFESPQLPYAPPPPPIQPPVRDPGRQGCMTNQLQFLQKAMIKSLWRHHFAWPFHEPVDAFRLNLPDYHKIIKQPMDMGTIKKRLENNYYRSASECMQDFNTMFTNCYIYNKPTDDIVLMAQSLEKVFLQKVAQMPQEEIELPPPAPRGKPGKPGKGGRKSNASKAHQVPAVSQSAYSPSSSDTGDSDTPHQTMLPKSLPPTQLLSXCPPTLPTSKKKGVKRKADTTTPSTMMTMPLAVGGGRMVGLGKGGHGQGLSHDPSTLSLTSLGDMDPPPSLVRGPMGPGGPVLLQPMMAGGGKTLVRRGGSGRPIKPPKKDLPDSVQPKAPRRAKLSQQLRYCSSVLKDLLSKKHAAYAWPFYKPVDASALGLHDYHDIIKCPMDLSNIKRKMDSREYRDSQQFSADVRLMFSNCYKYNPPDHDVVGMARKLQDVFEFRFAKMPDEPLQQAPPKSRGMGGGMGTHAHGGGDSSSSSSSSSSSSSSSESEPSSESESSSDSEEERAHRLAELQDQVCTQLRAVHEQLAALSQGPIVKNKKKREKKDKKEKKKKKKPEKRSRGRPSAAVGGEDWEMLTAKPVRTTKSKSRSSAPASSQGKRGPGKKKGSKNTKKSQAATMPYYAPPAFSMLPHYDSEEEEETSPMSYDEKRQLSLDINKLPGEKLGRVVHIIQSREPSLRDTNPEEIEIDFETLKPSTLRELERYVMTCLRKKPRKPYVKKGGPGKSREELALEKKSELERRLQDVSGQLNSGKKPQKPKAEKLSGVEPHAQPSRLSGSSSSSDSSSSSSSSSSDTSESDSG from the exons TATGATCAAGTCCCTGTGGAGACACCATTTTGCCTGGCCCTTCCATGAGCCAGTGGATGCCTTCAGACTCAACCTCCCA GATTATCACAAGATCATCAAACAGCCCATGGACATGGGAACCATCAAGAAGCGGCTGGAGAACAACTACTACCGCAGCGCCAGTGAGTGTATGCAGGACTTCAACACCATGTTCACCAACTGCTACATCTACAACAAG ccCACAGATGACATTGTGCTGATGGCCCAGTCCCTGGAGAAGGTGTTCCTGCAGAAGGTGGCCCAGATGCCCCAGGAGGAGATTGAGCTGCCCCCTCCTGCCCCCAGGGGCAAACCGGGCAAGCCTGGCAAAGGAGGCCGCAAGTCCAATG CATCGAAAGCTCACCAGGTCCCTGCGGTGTCCCAGTCAGCatactccccctcctcctctgacACGGGTGACTCAGACACCCCTCATCAGACCATGCTGCCCAagagtctgccccccacacagcTGCTGAG CTGCCCCCCCACACTGCCCACCTCCAAG AAGAAGGGAGTGAAACGGAAGGCGGACACCACCACTCCCTCCACCATGATGACCATGCCCCTGGCCGTAGGAGGGGGTCGGATGGTGGGCCTTGGGAAAGGAGGCCACGGGCAAGGCCTGAGCCATgacccctccaccctctccctcacctccctgGGGGACATGGACCCCCCTCCCAGCCTGGTTAGAGGACCCATGGGCCCAGGAGGCCCCGTTctgctccagcccatgatggccgGAGGCGGGAAGACCCTAGTTCGGCGCGGTGGCAGTGGACGCCCCATCAAGCCCCCCAAGAAAGACCTGCCGGACTCTGTGCAGCCCAAGGCGCCACGGCGGGCCAAGTTGAGTCAACAGCTGCGTTACTGTAGCAGCGTGCTGAAGGATCTGCTGTCCAAGAAACACGCAGCCTACGCCTGGCCCTTCTACAAGCCCGTGGACGCCTCGGCCCTGGGCCTGCACGACTACCACGACATCATCAAGTGCCCCATGGACCTCAGCAACATCAAG AGGAAGATGGACAGTCGGGAGTACAGGGATTCGCAGCAGTTTTCCGCTGACGTCCGACTCATGTTCTCCAACTGCTACAAATACAACCCCCCCGACCATGACGTAGTGGGCATGGCCCGCAAGCTGCAG GACGTGTTTGAGTTCCGCTTCGCCAAGATGCCCGACGAGCCCCTTCAGCAGGCTCCTCCCAAGTCCCGTGGCATGGGTGGCGGCATGGGCACTCACGCTCACGGCGGCGGCGACTCCTCGTCTTCTTCCTCGTCGtcatcgtcctcctcctcctcgtcggaGAGCGAGCccagcagcgagagcgagagcAGCTCGGACAGCGAGGAGGAGCGAGCACACCGCCTGGCCGAGTTACAGGACCAGGTGTGTACACAG CTCCGAGCCGTACACGAGCAGCTGGCAGCCCTCTCCCAGGGCCCAATCGTCAAGAAcaagaagaagagggagaagaaagacaagaaggagaaaaagaagaagaagaagccggAGAAGCGAAGCCGAGGACGGCCCAGCGCGGCGGTAGGGGGTGAGGACTGGGAGATGCTGACGGCCAAGCCGGTGAGGACTACGAAGAGTAAATCCAGGAGCTCAGCTCCCGCCTCCTCACAGGGCAAGAGAGGCCCCGGCAAGAAGAAGGGCAGCAA AAACACCAAAAAGTCCCAGGCTGCTACCATGCCCTACTACGCCCCGCCTGCCTTCTCCATGCTGCCCCACTATGActccgaggaggaggaggagacgtcTCCCATGTCGTACGACGAGAAGCGCCAGCTGAGCCTGGACATCAACAAGCTGCCTGGCGAAAAGCTGGGCCGCGTCGTCCACATCATCCAGTCCCGCGAGCCCTCGCTGCGCGACACCAACCCCGAGGAGATCGAGATCGACTTTGAGACGCTCAAGCCGTCGACGCTGCGCGAGCTGGAGCGCTACGTCATGACGTGCCTGAGGAAGAAGCCCCGTAAGCCCTATG TGAAGAAAGGGGGCCCCGGCAAGTCCAGAGAGGAACTGgccctggagaagaagagtgagCTGGAGAGGAGGTTGCAGGATGTCAGCGGACAGCTCAACTCTGGCAAGAAACCCCAGAAACCCAAGG CGGAGAAGCTCAGTGGCGTGGAGCCTCACGCCCAGCCCTCCCGCCTCAGCGGCAGCAGCTCCAGCTCagactcttcctcctcctcgtcatcctcctcctctgACACCAGTGAATCAGACTCGGGTTGA